The proteins below are encoded in one region of Peromyscus eremicus chromosome 10, PerEre_H2_v1, whole genome shotgun sequence:
- the LOC131920396 gene encoding basic proline-rich protein-like, giving the protein MEGRVPSLCSGKEIPDKLGGQDGNNVSDAQTSYCSLRQGSVKTSCSDICEFGHMSPAATGCLCCLVNSEPPPPPPPPPPLPPPPPPPPPPPPPPPPPPPPPPPPPPPPPPPPPPPPPPPPPPPPPPPPPPLPPPPPPPPPPPPPPPPPPLPPPPPPLPPPPPPPPPPPPPPPPPPPPPPPPPPPPLPPPPPPPPPPPPPPPPPPPPPPPPPLPPPPPPPPPPPPPPPPPPLPPPPPPLPPPPPPPPPSPPPPPPPPPPPPPPPPPPPPPPPPPPPPPSPPPPPPPPPPPPLPPPPPPPPPPPPPPPPPPPPPPQTPPPPPPPPPPPPPPSPPPPPPSPPPPPPPPPPPPPPPPPPPPPPPPPPPPPPPPPPPPPPPPPPPPPPPPPPPPPPPPPPPPPPPPPPPPPPPPPPPPPPPPPPPPPPPPPPPPPPPPPPPPPPPPPPPPPPPPPPPPPPPPPPPPPPPPPPPPPPPPPPPPPPPPPPPPPPPPPPPPPPPPPPPPPPRPPPPPPPPPPPPPPPPPPPPPPPPPPPPPPPPPPPPPPPPPPPPPPPPPPPPTPPPPPPPPPPPPPPPPPPPPPPPPPLPPP; this is encoded by the exons ATGGAGGGGCGAGTGCCATCGCTGTGTTCAGGGAAAGAGATTCCTGACAAATTAGGTGGTCAAGACGGCAACAACGTCTCAGACGCACAAACATCCTATTGCTCTCTTCGGCAGGGGAGCGTCAAGACCAGCTGTTCGGATATTTGTGAATTCGGTCACATGTCCCCAGCAGCTACTGGCTGTCTTTGTTGCTTGGTTAATTCAgaaccaccacctccacctccaccaccacctccactaccacctccaccacctccaccacctccacctccaccacctccaccacctccaccacctccaccaccacctccaccaccacctccaccaccacctccacctccaccacctccacctccaccacctccaccaccacctccaccaccacctccactaccacctccaccaccacctccacctccaccacctccacctccaccacctccaccactacctccaccaccacctccactaccacctccaccacctccacctccaccacctccaccacctccaccacctccaccacctccaccaccaccaccaccaccacctccactaccacctccaccaccacctccacctccaccacctccacctccaccacctccaccaccacctccaccaccacctccactaccacctccaccaccacctccacctccaccacctccacctccaccacctccaccactacctccaccaccacctccactaccacctccaccaccacctccacctccatcaccacctccaccacctccaccacctccaccaccaccaccaccaccacctccaccaccacctccaccacctccaccaccacctccaccatcacctccaccaccacctccaccacctccaccacctccactacctccacctccaccaccacctccaccaccacctccaccacctccaccacctccaccaccacctccacaaacaccaccaccaccaccacctcctcctccaccacctccacctccatcaccacctccaccaccaccatcaccacctccaccaccacctccaccacctccaccaccacctccaccaccaccaccacctccaccaccacctccaccaccacctccaccacctccaccaccacctccaccaccacctccacctccaccaccaccaccaccaccaccaccaccaccaccaccaccacctccaccaccacctccaccaccaccaccacctccaccaccacctc caccaccaccaccacctccaccaccacctccacctccaccacctccaccaccaccaccaccaccaccaccacctccaccaccaccacctccacctccaccacctccaccacctccaccaccacctcctccaccaccaccaccacctccaccaccaccaccaccacctccaccacctccaccaccacctccaccaccaccaccaccacctccacctccaccaccacctccaccaccaccaccacctccaccaccacctccaccacctccaccaccacctccaccaccacctcgacctccacctccaccaccacctccaccaccaccaccaccaccaccaccacctccacctccaccaccaccaccaccaccaccaccaccacctccaccaccacctccaccacctccaccacctccaccacctccaccaccacctccacctccaccaccaactccaccacctccaccaccacctccaccaccacctccaccacctccaccaccacctccaccaccaccaccacctccattaccacctcca